One Halanaerobiales bacterium genomic window, GAAGATATAGATCTTTTTGATTTATATGAAGGAGATCAAATTGCTGTAGGAAAGAAAAGTTTGGCTTTTAATTTGAAGTTTAGATCAACTGAACGTACACTTAGAGATGAGGAAGTAAATGAAGTATTTAATAATATTTTAGAAGATTTAACAGAAGAAGTAGGTGCTGAAATTAGAGGTAAGTAAATATATTATTTAACCTAGAAGCAGGATAATTTTAATTTACAATGAATTATTTATTATATAAGTAAAATAATTTTAAGCCGGGGGATGTATATTATGTCTTCTAATAAGAGATTTAAAAATAAGGATAATCAGGAGAAATTTTCAGTTAAAATTCTTGGTGAAGAACAGCTTATTGTAGGTGATGTATCAGAAGAATATGTCAAAGAATTGGCTGATTATATTAACAGTGTAGGAACTGAAATTATTAGAGCCTATCCGAGTCTTCCCCGGAGAAGGCTTCTAGGTCTTACTATGATTAACATGGCCGATGAATTTTATAAATTAAGAGAAGAGTATTATGAAAAAAATGATAAGATTAAAAATTTAAAAAGCAAGAATTATGATTTAAAAGAAGAAATAGAAGAGTTACAAAAGAAATTAAAGAGAAAAGAAAATCAATTAGAAGAAGTAGAAGAAGAAAATGAAGAATTACTTACCCTCCTGGAGGAGGTAGATTAATTGACTAGTTTAAATGCATTAGACCTAATATTAGTATTATTATTTTTGTTATTTATAATTAATGGATATAAAGATGGGTTTATTGAACAAATCAGTGTTATTTTAGGGATAATTATTTCATTTTATTTTGCAATTAGATTTTATCCTGAAGTAGAGGTTTTATTAGTTCCTTATTTTGATATACCTGAACGTTTATTAGAATTTATTTCCTTTTCTTTGATATTTATCATATTGAATGTATTAATTCATCTTTTAGCTGAAGGTTTGAAAAATATACTTGATTTATTATTTTTGAAATCTTTAGATCAATTAATGGGAGCATTTTTAGGTTTGGTGAAAGGTGTATTAATTTTATATTTGTTAATTTTATTTATTAATCAAATACCTTATACAAAAGTAAGAAGTTTTGTTGATAATTCTATTATAGCAAAGTATTTTTTGGATATGACTCCGAAAATACAAAATAGCCTGGAAAATTTTTTTAGAAAGCCATGATTATCATGGCTTTTTTTTAAGAGATAAGAAATTATAAGAAGGTGATTATATGTATGAATTTAGTAATAAAGAACTTTCAAAGATTTTAGATGAACTTGCAAAATTATTAGAAATAAAAGGTGAAAATAAATATAAAATTAGAGCATATCAAAATATATCTCGTAAAATTACAAACATAAATCAGGATATTTCACAATTAGTCAAAGAAGATAAATTACAGGATATTAAAGGTGTTGGTAAAGGTATAGCAGGTGAAATAAATGAAATTTTTGAAAAAGGATTTTCTCCTGCTCTGGAAGAAATAAAAAATGAATTACCAGCAGGAGTTATAGAAATGGTTGAAATTCCAGGTTTGGGTCCCAAAAGAGCCAACAAATTATTTAATGAACTTGAAATTTCAGATATTTCAGATTTAAAAAAAGCACTTAAAAATGGAGAAGTTAGAGAAATAAGAGGTTTTGGTAAAAAAATAGAAGAAAAATTATTAAAAGCTCTTAATGAGTATAAAGAATATAAAGATTTAATATTATTAGATGAGGCAGAAAGAAAAGCTGAAGAAATAATTAATCAAATAAATAAAAATAAAAATGAAAAAATAATAAATGAATTAAAGTTAGCAGGAAGCCTAAGAAGAAAAACTGAATTAATAGGAGATATAGATATTTTAGTTTTAACAAATTTTCCTGATAAAGCAGGAGAATTGATAACAAATTTAGACTTTTCAGATGTAATAATTGATAAAGGTAGTAAAAAATTAAGTATTTATACCAAAGAAAAAATAAGGGTAGATTTTAGATTTGTTTCTCCT contains:
- a CDS encoding CvpA family protein — its product is MTSLNALDLILVLLFLLFIINGYKDGFIEQISVILGIIISFYFAIRFYPEVEVLLVPYFDIPERLLEFISFSLIFIILNVLIHLLAEGLKNILDLLFLKSLDQLMGAFLGLVKGVLILYLLILFINQIPYTKVRSFVDNSIIAKYFLDMTPKIQNSLENFFRKP
- a CDS encoding cell division protein ZapA, producing the protein MSSNKRFKNKDNQEKFSVKILGEEQLIVGDVSEEYVKELADYINSVGTEIIRAYPSLPRRRLLGLTMINMADEFYKLREEYYEKNDKIKNLKSKNYDLKEEIEELQKKLKRKENQLEEVEEENEELLTLLEEVD